Within the Musa acuminata AAA Group cultivar baxijiao chromosome BXJ2-9, Cavendish_Baxijiao_AAA, whole genome shotgun sequence genome, the region CTCCACTGCAAGTCCACCTAAATTTGCCTACTCATCCAAGTTACGAATTGTTCAACGATCCTTGCTGCTTAATTTCATGCATGTCTTCCTGCGAATTAAAATGTCAAAAATGAATCGGTGCCATCTACCATCCTTAGCGTTGCATCACTTTTTCTTATTGTCATGCCACGTAATCTTCTAATTATAATTATTGTCTTCAAAGTAGAAGAGCCCATAATTCATCTAAAATATGTGTTGCAGATTTTGGAATCATGAGGATGTCTCCCTCCCAAGTCCAAGTCACGGGTGCCGTGGTCATCTCATCATCAATCCCCGACTGACTCCCTTGAGATGTGATCATCCAGCGTCTATATATTTATCTATCTATGAATGCATGTCTCCCTCGTTCCTTTTCAGCCCCATTTCCTCCAGCCTTACTTCCCACCCCTGCAGCGTCGTCTATGGAGGCCTCGGAGGAGCAGCTCCTCGGCGACAGCTTCTCCTACCGTTGGCTGATCAACGCCGAATCCTGCGCTTCCCTCGGCGACAGCCACCGCTCGTTCGACGCCCCCGACGGCGGCGGCTGCTCCTTCATCGAGATCGACCCCGGCTTCATCTCCATGCGCTGGACGAGCGACGCCATCAACGGCTTCGGCTTCGTCCTCCCGACGTCGACGCAACGTCCGGCGCCGCAGGTCCATGCCGACAAGATCTTCTCCAATGGCCTCCTCCTTCCACTTCACGTTCCTGGTCCGCCGGAAACCCTGGTTGCACACCGTTCCAGTTTAAGCAGACCGCGTTGTGCGGTTCGAGAAGGAGCCAATACTTCTCCCACCTCATCGCCTCTTTTCCACACTGCAAGCAGCTCTCCCAATTGGATGAGCTCATCATGTTCTTCGCCCTACAATAATAATCAATCTTCGAGTAGAGGTGGAAAGTTGAGTTCGCGTCTCGTCAGGAACTGCGCAAAATTGCCAAAGAAGATTCTGTGCGAGTACTTCTGCTTTCTGCTACCCTTGTATAAGATGGTGAAAGATTTCAGACTGACCTCAACGAAATCAACAAGCAGCTGCAAGTATTCGGCCAGAAGTTCCCCAAGGACGAGCAGTGCCTTGTCAGGCATAGAATGGTGTCGCAGTAATGCTGATATCTCAATATATGATGCAATCCTTCACTGCAAGAAATCAATCGTAAGTTCCAAGTCGCCCTGCTTTAAAGTTCTCCTTCGTTCCTCTCGAGGAGGAGTTTGCTATAAACTTTCCCTTCTAACTGTTTCAGGGACAAGACCAGTAATGGAGGATGAAGATAGCTGGAGAGGAACACTGAATTAGCAGGAAGCCTTTACAAATAAGAGATATGCTGCATAACCTTCTTGTCATGCGGATTTGCAGAACTTTGTGTGCTTTGATCCGTCGAGGAAaagcctcttctctctctctctctctctctctctctctctctctctccagggaAAGAATTGAACAGTAAGGACTTTTATTTCTCTTTCATTACTAGGTTTGCTGTTTGCTATTTCTCTCAGCCGAAGGTTATATACGCTTTTGTAACCAAATAACCATATTGTTGTGAAAACCCAAGTGATGTCAAATTGTATATTAAGGAATAATTTCAGTTCTTTTTTAGTCTTTCATATACCATCAAACCAGCCTTTGTGTTTCCCTTTGTGTTTCTTGTTGCTGCCATAAAGAATGTGAGTCGTTGTTCCTCTGAAGCATTTCCCAATAGTTTCATGCAACCTCTTAATCATAAAGCCAACAAGAAATTCTCCATGTTCAAGCACAATTTGACACAACCGCTATCTTTTCTGTAAGATAGCCTCTTTCCTTCGAGCAATTAGTGACAAAGGGAAGAAAGAGAATTGGAACAGTTCCACAAATGCATTATTATTAGACAAGGGTATCACTAAATCAGAACTCCAGAATGAATACAGGACATACTTGTAGTCCGTCCAAATCATACTCTGTTCAAAGTTCCACAAAAAAGTGCCAAGTCTCAAAATGTCAATCAGATCATACTACCTGCAATTAATAGAATTTTGGTGCGAAGGATCAGAAAATAATGTTCAATCATTAAAGATTGCTGTTGGTTCTATGGAAAAGCTTGATTTCTCGACATCATCTTTAAAGCTATTCTTGGACCTGCTAAATTAGATAGAAAGCAGAAAAAAGGGTTCACTTCCATGATGCTAAACAATGGAATCAAATCGATGGCTGTCATCAGGCCATTCAGGTTATCCCCATAGGACGGCCTCGAGGAAGTGGCACGACATAATTGTCGCGGTACGCCGACACCGGTCAATTTGTAGAGCAGAGTGGGTCTTGCCCGAAAGTGAAGTTGCTCGAGTACATTTTGCAAGCCCAAGGTTAAGGAAATGGAAGAATGAAGGTGGAGTCACGAATGATTTGAGGAATGGGAAGCAGAAAGAGGGTGAGAAGATGGACAAGCCATGTTAGGCCATGCATTCTGTCCTCACAAGGGGATGAAAACAACTCTTGGTGTCATCTCATCACTTGGCCAAGAAACAGGTGCTGGTAGGAGAGGGTTGGGTCAGCTTCAGCTTGGGACCATGAACGTCACATGGGGACGAGTGCAACCAAGGGAACAAGGAAATGATGTGCTCGTTGTTTCCATCTCctctctttgttctttttgttggcTCATCCTCCCTtccagcagagagagagagagagagagagagagagatcatcctCCTCCAGCACCTAAAGCCTgttttcttcttctccctttagTCTTCCTTCCACGAAATGATTGGTCTGCTGCTTCAGATCATAGGGGACCTGAGTGTCACTCTTGTGACAAGCAGGATAGCGCAATATTTGTATTTAATTCGGAAAGCACACAAGGTATGTATATTTTACTTGGATTTGTGCCATTTATGTTCAGGTGGTGTTGCATTGTTTAATAATCTGCTATCATCTATGTTTCCTCAAGTATTGTCTTTAGTatatttcttttcattattgATTCGACAAGGAAAACATATGATGAACTTTTGCGAGTTGCTTTAATATGATCGGTAAATTAGAAGTTATCATATAGATGATATTCCTGCATGTGGGAAACATTGGAACTTAATCCTTAGTGCACAAATAATGGGGAAGATTACAAGATCTTGCAACATCCATCAAAATTTATTATCATCCAATGGTTGTTGCTTtaacatcatcaaaatttatcatcatcATCCAAGATTACTAGTTATCATATGCCCATTATTCTAAGATGATTAGTATCACTTTttctatatttataaaattttatgatatttaattatcaaaattattattattattttaatagattCTATGATTTAACTTAGTTCAATTTTGAATATAACTTGATCAACTTTTATTAAACCAATCTAAATTTTTACAGAACTACTAGGACATGAtttaaaatgattaatattattttttactattaaaaaatttatgataattaattatcaaaatttgagatcttAAAAATTAGTATTATAATCAAATGTAACTTAGTTTAATTTGGAGTGTAACATATTAAATATTTACTAAATCAATCTAACTTTTCAGAAGTAATATGATAtgattttaagataattaatattttttaaatatttaatgataattattaaaattaaaaaaattctaatataTTCTAGATCAATTATAACTTAAACTAATCTAGAGTGTAAATTAATTAAGCAGGGTTTTGGTTCAACTAGATAGGATTATTCATCCTAAAAGAAATAACTCCTGTATTTGATAGGAACAGAAAGTCATTTGAGCAAAAGTACGAGGGTTTTTTTATCCAAGTGATAAAACCCAACGTTAAAACGAGCGCCATCCCATAAAATGTCAGTTgttatgataaaatataaaaaataaagctaTATTATTCTTTATAAACAGGGTAGTTATAAAaatctcaataattttttataaatttttcctAGAAGGATGCATATAATTTTTATGTTGCGAAAAataacattttaatttttttgttaaaTCTAAACCTCTTTTTTAATATGTATGTCaagatttagaaaaaaataatgctgagaaaaaaaaccaaaatctggtaaaatatatttttttactttatatattcATAAGTAAGTTTAGGTTGTCAATAAAAAATAGCATTTTTTATACTCAATCTCATTGTATTTCATTGAAATGTGCTAAAAtattggagagggagaggagaaaatttgaaaataaaagaaaattttagaaatcaaTAATCAAGTAAGCGTACTTAAAAATTGATACAAGATTTAAAAGTTATCCGCACTCAAATATGATTCTTTTATCTACTTCTCATATAAACATAAAGAATTTCTCTCTTAACTCTTTCTAAAAACTCTATAGATCATCCCTAAGAGTAATCAAAGTTCTTTGACTCTCTCTTTCACTAAAATCTTAAAACTCAAAGTATATTTATAGTAATACCTATCAAATTCAAATCCTAATCAACTAAGGAATTTGAATTTAACTATAATTTTTCTCAAGTAGAAAGAATCTAACTAGGACTCCTAAAATACTTATCAACCCTAATAATTTCTATCTTGGTGAGTATTTTTTCACTTTGTATCTCTTGTAAAAATTAAACTATTAGCTTAAAGAATTTACCACAACTATATAAACCGAATCAGTTCATGGTCTATCACATGATTTCAAGAAGCTCGCCAATACATTCAATGTAATTAGAACTAAATTAGTGGTGctatttgtgttgaatctcggattttgatgatgaagtcaattgatgaattaattgatctaatccatattattgagctaagtgtgcaggattaactacgatagcttgaagacataaagcaagtttaccagagtcaaattcgatgggtgttcaagagtccgctgaaagtccgaagaattgtcggaagtgttgccggaaccaaccgagaaagaattaaGGACTTgttgaagttttcggaagtccatcggaaagatcgtcggaggttcatggagatcactaagaaggttcagatacttgccaaagactcgttgaactcaccaTAAGACCGGGAGCTTgttaggagtccaccggaagttcactGAAAGGAAACAcaatgttgccggttaaaaatttgcttagggctatgtcttaatttcatagtttacatataatttggattaggattaagggttaatcctataacccggttaggggccaattgggcccgagtttgaattggtttgggctaagtttggagcccaaccagtgagctggaatagtccaggtgATGGCACCggcggattgggcggtggcactgcccagaacccaagaggtccagcggtggcaccgccagtacactattagtgtcagacactaacaggcggtggcaccgttagcaccggaaaacccaaaagtaattcaaatttggagcccaaatttgaatcctcttggggcctataaatatccctcaattctcagcagagattacacctttttgagaagttagaaagtgagaaaaagctctagtaaagtcttattttcaatagcttaagtgtttacctctctctttctctttggaaaaatctgtaagaattctcttaggtttttgaggctggcggtgccaccgcctattagtgtcaaacactgatagtggactagcgatgccaccgcccagccaaggggtgccaccgcccagctctcgggtgctaggtggtgccaccgcctaggccaattcagctcactggttgggctccaaacttagcccaaaccagtccgaactcgggcccaattggcccctacttgggttgtaggattaacacctaatcttaatcctaattaatatactaactatgaatttaaagatattttctaagctattttaaagtccgtaagtcaagacttcttctagcgagcttccggcgaacttccggcgaacttccgacggttttctgataaactctcggaaaccattctacggactcccggcaagctcctagacttcacgatttgatcttggcgagttccaatgagcttcttcggaaagctccaatctttcttggAGAGcttcgtgaacttccaacgaaccttccggcgagcttccgaaaaacccttcggcaagctccctactcattctcggctagtttcggcagcattcccgacgaaccttcggactttcgtcaaactctcgaactcccaacgaatccttcgcgcttgactccgatactttctttcgctttatgtcttcatcgttatcgtagttaatcctgcacacaagccaaaactctactccaatctatacaattattacaaagcgaattgacattctgttgcccgacacgtcattggttggcgcttcgtccgattcttcagtgcatcatcctctcttgcggcttgttgcccaatcgacggttgacctccgcaaccccaatatccttggtgcaattccgctcttggcccgatgcccgacgtccgaagccttctgccatccaatatcctaacgtgatctcctccagcgcaacgtcaattcttcctgcgttaatttgtctaatcctgatcgagtagacctgcatcactcaaaatggagtttaaattataaacacatgtcaagtggtttcatcatcaaaatacgagattcaacaatctcccctttttgatgttgacaaccacttgatgacggagttaaccttaactcccggagtttaaacaaactctccctatcaatatggcttattgatataaacttttggattcaagaatccaagcaacatgtcatcataaacttatgcataacatgtcatgtcatcatacttctccccctttgtcatcaacaaaaaggaaaagttcctactcttatatgtttagagataaaaagttccatacattgcatgaaaaacatagtatcaaattttatcatcatacaatctaacaattaaagatgtgtaagtttagcatgtttgcttttcttgagataacaactaattgcttctctttagactacaagctagtaattttcatgatatgcaagttgtaggctagcaaatttttgcttcctttgcaatgtttgagctagcaattttgcttccgtaacaagttagcatgttttgtattttgagataggcaagataacacatttgcttcttttgagatagcaactcttttgagatagtgatcttagcaaattttacatcaaggtattttgtgatgttcaagatagtaagttctttcttctcttttgagaagtgctatttttcacttcctttacaaagtgcaagctagcaaagtgtttgaaaaagtgagcaagttttcccatatacaagctagcaaaaatcttGAAAGCAAATATaaaatagctttcttgttgaagtatgtaagctatcgattcttgcttcctattgtaatgtgcaggttgcaagtcttgcttattgagataggcaagatagtgatgttcaagaagacaacttttgcttcttgaaataagcaagttagctatctttgctacttaagataggcaagctagcaatcaagtttttgcatcttcttgacttgtgcaagctaactatctccccctttgtcattttcaaaaagaagggaagaccctttacatcaattatgacaaaggtaagtatcaattttatttgtgcatcatcatattttcaaattagaatatgcacattttcaaaaatcttatattcattcatgcacaatattgaataaatcgatcaacattatcaggatatcatacatgatactaaaatttttaactatttatcaacattttgattatgataccaagcattcatcatttagagtatttatgatacaaaacattaaatcaatatttataatacatcattttagcaacaactcatagtattttaaatcatgatttacatcatatgtaatacatcatatcataattagaaagcacaagtattgtatgcatcattgcaaatcataaacatttcaaatcatcatggcattaatctgtcaaattgcatcctgtcatgcatgatcataaatttttcccattttatcattgtaaacaagaaagaataagggaagaacaaaatagtgcataatatttcaattatttcaaggcatacaagccataaatccaatggcattatgtcatgaaagataagacctcttgaattacaaaagacatgattcattttatcaaatcacttctttttataaataacaaaaattgtaggtgtagaaagaagagattgtgattaaaaaaaatctcaagtagtaaatccaagaaatcaagatcataatttgaatacaatctcatttaaattcaaatcgtcaaattcatcaaaatctcaatattactttcaagagattcaaaatggtatacatagatttatcataataaacatcaagatcaataggatagagaaaaataatttttcaaggaaaaaatattttcctctttttagttgtttcaattcatatgattttatttcacttataccaaataaaaacatgtatcatgtttaaaaccgaaagtgtaagatttattacaacaaagattaataaggtactttcattatggtaaacatcaataatccataaatcacaagattcatcatgcataatttcgaaatttattaagcatgatcaatatgcatgacactcatttattttcaaaatattcatcatgtttattttcatgagactcacaagaatggtaaaataaattcattaatctcaataggatataaaatttatttccatttcatacaattgatttcatgtgagggtgttcaagtttttttgtgaaaacagtatcatcatttaaaatcaaaacataagtttcgtcataaagtcgtcaagaccaaagacataaaaaaaaaacatcatgatatcacatctaacatcaaaagactatcaagaaattcatacatagctgtacatgcactatgtcatcttaatatgtcatgagaatgtcatcataATTCGTTATAAAAATGattcaaccaaaaacatgttaatccaaaatgagagtttcaaatcaacatttacttcaaaaactcatgcatgacataaaatcatcaacatacatatgtatggattaatcctaagcattatcacatatcatattatcatccctaatattgcatcattcaacatttcaaaacataacatgcatgaaacttttGCAATATACCttttatgatcaaatttttaatttttcaaagatgctacaagaaaaacataatatgatttttaaaaaataattttttatttcctattcctattatctaaattaagcacttcatgaaaaacttcaagtaatttcaaaataattcaagagagttgagttacttaccttgtagtcgaagcccgtcaaagcccaattcgccgtttcacctttggaagttcttgattcatccttggttaccttcctcttctttggcctcttcctctgttcaagttcattgtttgttttagatttttgtttaataaacttattaagatttaatgttcgaagttcaagttcatcattgtcctcatcacttgagtcatcactcaagtggtattcatttgtccggggttccaaatccttccttttctttggaaggtggttcaagtgttcattatgttcatcatgtgcattgtgcaccatttcatatgttatcaacgaaccaactagttcttcaagtggaaaaatatttaaatcttttgtttcttgtattgcggttattttaggatcccacctttttggaagggatcttaagatctttcttacgagatcaaaattcgaaaaagatttaccaagaactcttagattattgacgacatccgtgaaacgggtgtacatgtcgcctatagtctcgcttggttgcatttgaaaaagctcaaaatcatgcaataaaatgttaactttcgagtctttgactctactagttccctcgtgcgtgatttcaagtgttcgccaaatatcaaaagtcgtttcacacgtagaaatctgattgaactcatttttgtctaaagcgcaaaataaggcattcatagcctttgcgtttaaagaaaaatacttcttctccaaatccgaccattcgttcatcagtttagagggaagttgaaaaccgttttcaatgaaactaatccaaattcatagaaatcaagaaaactctcattcgagttttccaataagtatagtccaatccgttaaacaacggtggacgaaaaaccgataagccctcttgaaagccatgaagagccaattctctcaggtgtaaatccgaaatgagaaataccgggctctgatactaattgttaggaccggagcagcactaagaggggggggtgaattagtgcaacggtaaagtatgataaactttcgacgatttaaacacttacggaaacttcgtacgataaaagcaatgtttcgtttgaaaccgtttcgattgcgttttaacttgaaggcatatgtaagaaggagacaaagaagtagagcatcaaagtgaagatggtttgcagtaatataaatgacaataagataaatgcataccagagaagatggtagtttatagtggttcggtcaatcgtgacctacatccactccttcgattcctcttccgtcgaggccaccggcatccaataatgatcttcctttactaggcgaagatcaacctccttcttacacccctcttacaacctattACAAGtgattcacccttttacaaagatttcaatgaaaagaaaggaggtgaacactcaagctattgaaaacaagacatttcctaaagcttttctcaacttctagcttctcaaaaggttgtgttctctgctgagaattgaggggtatttataggccccaagaggattcaaatttgggctccaaaatttgaattctcttaggtttccgaggctggtggtgccaccgcctgttagtgtcagacactaacagtgcactagcggtgccatcgcccagccaagcggtgccaccgcccagctctcgggtgctgggcagtgccaccgcctaggccaattcagctcactggttgggctccaaacttggcccaaaccagtccgaactcgggcccaattggcccctacttgggttataggattaacacctaatcttaaccctaattaacgtgctaactacgaatttaaatacattttctaagctattacaaagtctgtaagtcaaacttcttttggcgagcttccggcgaacttccgacgattttccgataaactctcggaaaccattctacggactccccgcaagctcctagacttcacgatttgatcttggcgagttccaatgagcttcttcggcaagctccgatctttctcggagagctccgcgaacttccaacgaaccttccggtgagcttccgaaaaacccttcggcaagctccctactcattctcgactagttctggcagcattcccgacgaaccttcggacttccgtcgaactctcgaactcccaacaaatcctaccatccagtgtcaatgctttaggcgatggtatcgcctagcacaagcggtggtaccgcctaaaccTGGGAGACATAGGAAGAATCATTttaaggctccaagtttgaatcaacttgaggcctataaatacctctctcatccctggttaaaacacacaagaattgagtgaaaaaaggatacaaaaatgctgttgtaatcttatgagaactccgtgtgttagtttaagagaggagtgtgttaggatcggagcggcactaagaggggggggggtgaattagtgcagcggattaaaactttggttttgaaaaatctttcgatacgataaaaaccgaatttgaaaagcttaacttgaacgtgtgttcgtaaaggtatgcagcaaaggtaatgaggaaataaagcacgtaagaaggtttgcagtaatgtaaatagcgataataaaatgcaaaccagagatcacgtcgattttaaagtggttcggtcaaatgacctacatccacttacgaggccctcttcgatgaggctcccaccttccactagcaaatctcttgaaggggaagggcaaatacccctcttacaactttttacaagcggttcacactcttacaaattttcagcaagaaagaaggaggtgaacactctagcaaattgaaaacaaaacttgctaagacttttctaagatctttctctcaatcaactggttctcaaaaagttgtattctcaactgagatttgaggggtatttataggcctcaagaggattcaaatttgggctccaaaatttgaattctctttggttcccgatgctggcggtgccaccgcctgtcaatgtctgacactgacagtggactagcggagccaccgcccagccaagcggtgccaccgcttggttctcgggttctaggcagtgccaccgcctacactatttcagctcattggttgggctccaaacttagcccaaaccagtccgaactcgggcccaattggcccctacttgagttataggattaacacctaatcctagccctaattaatatgctaactataaatttaaagacattttctaagctattacaaagtccgcaagtcaagactttttccggcgaacttccgacggtcttccgacgaactctcggaaaccattatacggactcccggca harbors:
- the LOC135621882 gene encoding probable membrane-associated kinase regulator 6; protein product: MNACLPRSFSAPFPPALLPTPAASSMEASEEQLLGDSFSYRWLINAESCASLGDSHRSFDAPDGGGCSFIEIDPGFISMRWTSDAINGFGFVLPTSTQRPAPQVHADKIFSNGLLLPLHVPGPPETLVAHRSSLSRPRCAVREGANTSPTSSPLFHTASSSPNWMSSSCSSPYNNNQSSSRGGKLSSRLVRNCAKLPKKILCEYFCFLLPLYKMVKDFRLTSTKSTSSCKYSARSSPRTSSALSGIEWCRSNADISIYDAILHCKKSIGQDQ